The Tatumella ptyseos genome segment CTAATACATAACTTTTTACGATTTAATTTAACAATTAGCCGTTAAACGAGAATTTAAAAGAGTTTTGTCGCAATACTTCTGATTAGACCCAGAAATATGCTAGACTTCGCCGCGCGTTGAACTATGACCCGTTTAACCACTGCCCAACGACTTTCTCGTAGAATTTTGATTCAGGTACTCGCTTAATGTCATTCAATCCCGAAATTACTAGTAAACAGCAATATAACCTCAATAAATTACAAAAACGCTTACGTCGCAACGTCGGTGAAGCGATTGCTGATTTTTCTATGATTGAAGAAGGCGATCGCATTATGGTTTGCCTATCCGGCGGTAAAGACAGCTATACCCTGCTCGAAATTCTGCGCAATTTACAAAAAAGCGCGCCAATCAATTTTTCTCTCATCGCTGTCAATCTCGATCAGAAGCAACCTGGCTTCCCAGACCATATCCTCCCTGAATACCTTGAATCGTTGGGCGTTGAATATAAGATCGTTGAGGAAGACACTTACTCAATAGTGAAAGAGAAGATCCCTGAAGGGAAAACAACTTGCTCTTTATGTTCGCGTCTGCGTCGCGGTATTCTCTACCGTACCGCCACCGAATTGGGTTGTACTAAGATTGCTTTGGGCCATCACCGCGATGACATCATCCAAACATTATTCCTAAATATGTTTTACGGCGGAAAAATGAAAGGGATGCCACCTAAGCTAATGAGCGATGACGGAAAACACATTGTAATTCGCCCTCTCGCTTACTGCCGCGAAAAAGATATTATTCGTTTTTCTGAGGCTAAACAGTTCCCGATTATCCCTTGTAATCTATGCGGCTCCCAGCCAAATCTGCAACGCCAAGTGATTGGCGATATGTTACGTGATTGGGATAAGCGCTATCCGGGCCGGATCGAAACTATGTTTAGTGCAATGCAGAATATCGTGCCTTCGCATATGGCCGATACGACATTATTCGACTTCCAGGCGGTTACGCATGGAAGTCCTGTCGTGGAAGGCGGCGATTTAGCCTTTGACCGCGATACCTTACCGACCACCCCTACCGGCTGGCAACCAGAAGATAACGATGATGAGCCGCGGTCAATCGACCGACTCGATATTATCGAGCTAAGCTAAATGATTGAGGGAGGCAGATGCCTCCCTTTTTTACGCATAAAAAAAAACCGGCCCTAGTTTCCTAGGTGCCGGGGTCATGAGAATCAATTACGCTATGCTTTAATTCAAAATGTAAGACAATGTGGAGCACAACGTCCATCGCTTGACGTTGCATTCACCTGCGGAAAGAAGTATGCCCCAACGGTCTCCCAAGCGTTTTGATTCAGATCACCTTTTAGTCCGACTTCCGTTAGAGCCATTTACGACTCTTCAACCAAAGCGTTACCGCAATAGCAATTGCCGCGAGGAGAATGCAGAATACAGCAAATCCATAATGCCAACTCCCCCCCGGTATCCCGCCAAGGTTGACGCCAAATAGCCCAGTAAGGAAAGTCGCCGGCAAAAAGACCATTGCCATTAACGACATAATATAGGTACGACGGTTCATCGACTCGGCAATCAACGCATCGATTTCATCACTGATGACGGCAGTACGAGCGATACCCGCATCAAGATCTTCCAATCCACGCCCTAATCTATCGGCAATATCCTGCATGAGGCGTCTGTCTTCATCCGCCATCCATGTGAATTTCTCATTAGCAATACGCGCAAACACATCACGTTGAGGGGCCATATACCGTCTCATGACTATAAGTTGCTTACGCAATAAAGCCATTTCACCGCGCGCTGGCACCTTGCCATCGAGTAAGGCATCCTCGAGTGCGGTAATCCGATCATACAATTGTTCGATGAATTCGCCGCTTTGCTCAGTGAGTGCATCACAAAATTCGACAATCCAATTTCCGGCGTTCTCTGCCCCATTGCCCTTTTGTAAGTCCTCCCAGACCGTATCAATGGCACGGGCTTTACGCTTACGGGTGGTGATAATCAAATTACCATTAATAAAAACACGTACCGCTACCAGCTGATCAGGTCGCGCATTATCATTGTGATTAATGCTGCGTAATACCAACATAAAACCGTCGGCAAGCCGACTGATACGCGGTCGCAGGCTATCACCCGCCAACGCATCACGCACCGTATCAGGGATCACTGGAGTGGATTGTAACCAATCCCTACTAACGGTTGAAGAATAATCCAAGTGAACCCAACAGGGTTTGGTTGGCCCCACCTCCCCGGCTGCGGCAATAGGTAACATTCCACCTGTACCATCAAGTTGACAAGCAATGATGGCGTCAGGCACGTGCAATTGGCTGATATCAATTGAGCTCAAAACAGTTCCCTTTCTCTCATGTTTCTTTCGAGTGTAGGTGAAGTCACGTGTCGTTTGTGACCTAATACGTAAAATTTCATTAATGCTTATCGATACGGAGTTGCCGGCTATAGACGACATCTTCAGGGTTGTTAATCGGGTAACCCTTAACCCAAGGTTTAATTAATCGGCCGTTAGTGTATTGATAGATGGGTGCAATCGGCGCATTGTCAGCAATCAGCTGTTCAGCCTTAGCATAGATTTCTTGTCGTGCGGCTGGGGTTGTGGCCATGCTAGCGTTATTCAATAAAGCATCGTAAGCCGGGTTAGCGAAACCTGATATGTTACCGGTATGCTGTGATGTCAATAATGAGAGAAAAGTTGAAGGCTCATTATAATCCCCCACCCAGGAAGCACGGATTACATCGAAATTACCCTGTTTACGACTATCGATATAGGTTTTCCACTCTTGATTCACTAAGCTGACTTCCGCGCCCAAATTCTTTTTCCACATCGATGCCACGGCAATTGCTATCTGTTTATTACTGTCCGATGTGTTATAGAGAATGCTGAGTTTTAAAGGGTGAGTCGGTCCGTAACCTGCGGCGTTTAGCAGCAATTTTGCTTGGCGGTTTCGTTCAGCTTGGTTAAGTTGCTGATAGGCCAACGTCGGCGCGGCGAAGCCTTGGGTGATGTCGGGGGTAAAATACCATGCGGGTTTTTCCCCCGTTCCCAATATTTTCTCTGCAATAATTTGCCGATCTATACTCCAAGAGAGTGCTTTTCTAACATTCACATTTGCAGTGGGCCCTTTATGGGTATTAAACGCATAATAATAGGTACCCAGCTGCGCAGGAGTATAGACTTCGCCAGGCAGGGCTTGCTTTAGGTTCTGATAACGATTTTTAGGGAAAGACTCAGTAACATCAATATTATTTGCCTGATACCAATGCGTTGCAGTGACGGAATCGTTTAGCGGAATAAAGGTTACCTTATCGAGAGTTGAATGGGCATTATCCCAGTAATGGGTATTACGAGTTAGGACAACTCGTTCATTTACAATGTGTTTATCTAACTGATATGCCCCATTACCGATTAGGTGCCCCGGTAATGTCCATTGATTACCATATTCAGCGATGGCTTTTTGCGGAACAGGATAAAGCGCGAAACTACTCGTTAATACCGGAAACCACGCTACGGGATGCGCTAACGTCACCTTAAGGTGGTAGTCATCTACCGCGACCACCCCTAAACTTGCTAAAGGCGCTTTACCAGCAGTGATTTCCGCAGCATTTTGAATTGCAGCCAGTGCAGGAAACCAAGCATAAGGTGAGCTGGTTTTCGGATCGACCATGCGCTGCCAACTATATACAAAATCTTTCGCCGTGACAGAATCACCATTAGACCATTTAGCATCTTTTCGTAGCGTAAAAAGCCAGATTTTTTGATCACTGCTTTGCCAGCTTAATGCAACACCTGGTACCGGATGCCCCTGCTCGTCTTGGTTGGTAAGTCCTTCAAATAAATCTCGCAGAACAGGAATCTCTGGCAGCCCGACGGCCTGTGCCGGGTCAAGTGAGGCAGGCTCATCTTTTATTTGACGCACGATTTCTTGATGGGGGGCCAACGTCTCCGCGCTGACCGACATACTCAACACCATAGAGAGCGGGACGACACAGAGGGTGGTAAGACTTAATTGACGGCGCATAGGCGATATTCCTTAATCTCGGATAAACTCACTGTCAGGGTTCAAAGGACCAATTCGAATTTCAGCTCTCGATTAAACCTTAAAAGTATGTCATAAAAGTAGGGTTAACTCATTAATGTTCCTACTGATTAGGAATATATCATTCGATTCAAGGACACTATCATGTCGCAAACCGTTACGCTAAAAGGTTCACCCATTGCTGTCGCCGGTCAATTTCCAAGCGCGGGCAGTCAAGCTCCTGCTTTGACGCTCACCAACAAAGACCTCGGAGATGTCGGTTTAAGCGCCTACGCAGGCCAACGCAAGGTACTCAATATTTTTCCAAGCGTCGACACCGGCGTTTGTGCAGCATCTGTCCGTAAATTTAATCAAGTCGCGTCAGAATTAACGAATACTGTCGTGCTGTGCATCTCAGCAGACCTGCCTTTCGCTCAGTCTCGCTTTTGCGCGGCAGATGGACTGGATAATGTCGCCTCGCTATCTTCTTTCCGTCATCCAGAATTTAAAGAAGCATGGGGTGTGGATATTAAAGAGGGACCACTCGCAGGTCTGACTGCACGTGCCGTGGTAGTCTTAAACGAGAATGATGTAGTGATTTACAGCGAACTGGTTCCTGAAATCGCTCAAGAGCCGGATTATGAAGCAGCATTAAGCAGCTTAAAATAGTCTTACAGGCCAAGCATCCTCTGCTTGGCCTGCTTTTCTTAATGGCCGTTAAATGATAAAGACTTACGACTCTTTAGTCTCTCCACTTTTTTGGCCCACTCCGTATTCACGTAATTTATTGGCTATCGCTGTATGCGATACACCTAAGCGCTTGGCTAACTTACGAGTACTCGGATAATTGGCATAAAGCTTAGTTAAGACAGAACGTTCAAATCGTCCATTAATCTCATCGAGAGTGCCCTCAAGTTGTAAAATATCGACATCGTTATCTGGTGTAATACTAGGCAGCATGACATCTTGGGGTCGTAATTCGTCACCTTCAAATTGTGTCATTGCCGCGTACAGACAGTTCTTCAACTGACGAATATTCCCTGGCCAATGGTATCGTGATAGGTGAGCAGCGAGTGTCGAAGCTATTCGTGGTACTGCGATCCCCTGTTCATGGGCAAAACGCGCCACAAAGAAACTGGTTAGCGCCATCAAATCTTGAGGATGTTCACGTAGCGCTGGTAACTGTAGAGACAACACATTCAACCGATAAAAGAGATCTTCTCGAAATTTGCCCAAATCAACCAATTCCTGCAGGTTTTTTTGCGTCGCACAGATAACACGTACGTCCACATGGACCTCATGCTCGTCTCCCACTCGTCGAAAGGTCCCATCATTTAAGAAGCGCAACAATTTAGTTTGAAGGCTTGGCGACATCTCACCGATTTCATCGAGGAATACTGATCCCCCCGCCGCTTGTTCGAAAAAGCCTTTCTGGCTATCTAATGCGTTAGGATAAGCGCCTGCCGCATGCCCAAATAGTTCGCTTTCTGCAACATCATCAGGTAATGAACCACAATTCAAGGCCAAAAAAGGCTGATTGTGACGAGGACTAAGCTGATGACATGCCCGAGCAATAATATCCTTACCTGTACCAGTTTCTCCAACAATCAATAAGGGTGCATCATGCATAGCCAGTTTTTTTGCACGCTGTACAACTTGGCGCATCTTAGGGCTGTCCGCAATGACATGATTAAAGGCCCCTTCTGCTTGGAAATCAGTAAGGGTTGCTACGCGATGAGTTTCGGTTACGGATTTAAACATCACCAGGGTGCCTGTTTGGTGGACCTCTGACGTATCATCATCTGGCAAGAAAAGTGGACAGACTTCGACTAAGAAATCACGACCCTGTAACGTTAAGGGTAATGACTTTTTGGAGGCAACGTCGGACAGTTCGAAGTGCGGAATAAGGTGAGTTAAAAGTTGATGAGAAGGCTGCTGAGTCAGCGAAAACAATTGCTGAGCCGCAGCATTAGTCAGCTCAATACGCCCTTTTATATCTGTACAGAGTACGGGATCGGGTAAGCTATTAACCAATGCATATAACGCGCGTTTAGACTGTTCTGAGGGCATGTAGCTCACACGACGAACATCGACAACCCCAGGGGTTCGCCGGATTTCCGCCATGAGGCCACTGAAATCATCGAAATTGACTGAGCTAAATCGCAAATAAACCGTATAACTTTCGCTAATTTCAATACCATATAAATCAATATTGCGTTTAACTAATAAGTTTAACAGTTCGTGAACCAATCCTTGACGATCTTGGCATTGTACTTCTAAGCGCATTTCAACTCTCCCCGACAGCTTAATCCTTTAAGTATACGCCAGGACGAATTAAAGCAGAATCTTTCTGTCAGGAAAAGTTGACACTTTTATGCGTATTGACCCTAAGATGGTCGATTCGGTTTACGTTGACGAAATTTCTCACCAAGATCGGCGATTAATCCACGACGGAACTCACTCACTTTTGGCGCCTCTCCTTCTGGCCACGGGATGGGGCGGCAGAGAGACATGGTTTTTATCCCCAAGCGTGCAGTCAATAATCCAATACCCACGCCCTGGGCGACCCGCCCTGAAAGCCGTGCGGCCAAATCTTGTGAAAGCCAATCGAGACTACTTTCTTGCACCCACTCTGTAGCTCCCGCGACAGCCATATTGACTAATAAGGCTCGGAGTAATTTTATTCGCCCAAAATAGCCAGGTTCAACCTGATAGAGTTTAGCGATTTGATTAATCATTCGTAAGCTACGCCAAGCCACCAACCCCATATCCACAAACGCATAAGGACTTGCGGCAATCATGATGGCTGACTGAGTAGCCGTTTGACGAATTAAACGACGTGCCTGGTTATCGAAAGTCGGTTGGACTAGCGTCGAATAGAGGGTGATGACCTCTTTATCGTTCAATGAGGGATCTAACGCTGCCCGCCATTGTATTACTGCCGGGTGATCAACCGGCAACCTGGCATCCTTAATTAAGGATTCACAGAACGCGACAGCGTGTTGATGACGATGACTCGATAACAATGTTTGCGCTTGTTGGTGAATATGCATCTGCTTTTTTAAACGTCGTAATCGTGCGACTTCAGCCAGTAGCGCACTCAATCCAGCGCAGACGATCATCACACCCGCGGTCGCCATCCCAAGCGTAAACCACTGTTTATCATGCCACGCGGTGATTATTGATTGGACTAACTGCGCCATACCACTGACCAATAAAATAAGAATCCCGAACAGCAATAGACGCGCCCAGACAGGAAATTTTGGGCGTAAGCTTTGTTCTAAGCTAATCTCATCAACCTCATTTATCTCCTCCGCAGGGTCAGATTCTTGCGCAATAAAATGCTGCTCTGCGTGTACTTCATCAAAGTGATGAGAGGTTTTAATCTTTTCTGCGCTCGGTTCCACGGGTGTGTCAACAAAGTCGATACGTGGCTTAACGTCCTTGCCCGTCATGTCAGTTTATCTCCCAATAAAAAATCTAACGCATTATCCATCCGCAAATGGGGTAATGGCTTGTCTGCGTCCATCTCTAAAGGGGTGAAGTTCTCAAACCTAAAGCCCTGCTGTTGCCAAAATGAGGCGGTAGGCAGCTGAGTTGGCACTTCACCTGGGTAGAGCGAGACCGGTTGATAGTCGGGTAATCGACGCCCTCTTAATGCAGGCACCTGTTGATGCTGGTGTTCAATGACGCCAGGGATGGTGGCTTGAATTGAACTCAAGGCTAAACATTCAATTTTGACCCCTTCGAATGCTGCATTCTGCCAAGCGGCTTGCGTCACCTGACGTAGCAGAGAGACCATGTTGGCATGTTGATCGCTGGTGACATGATCCGCTTTAGTCGCCGCAAAGAGCAGCTTATCTATTACTGGAGAAAACAGTCGGCGGATCAACGAGCGCTGGCCATAGTGGAAGCTCTGCATCAGCTGTGTTAGCGCTAAGCGCATATCGTTAAAGGCGTTGGCTCCTCGGTTTAGCGGCTGTAAGCAGTCCACCAACACAATTTGGCGATCAAATTTTACGAAGTACTCTTTATAAAATTTCTTCACTACATGTTGGCAGTAAAAATCATAGCGCTGTTTTAACGTCGAAAAGATCGAAGCCTTACGGCTATCGGTAAGTTCAGCTGGAAATTCGTCAAATGGCCAAGGAAAAAATTGTAGTGCGGGCGCGCCCGCCATTTCACCGGGTAAGATGAAACGACCCGGCTGAATAAAGTGGTAACCTTCGGTTTTGCATCGGTGAAGGTAATCTGTCCAACGCTGGGAAATTTCTGCCAGTAATAATTCATCGACTGGCGCTTGAGGATTCAAGTCAGCACAGGCTGCCTGCCAATCCGATGCCCACTCTGCACGCTGTCCCGTTAGCAGTTCACGCATTTGTGCAGACCACTGCGCATAGCTCTGCCCCAGCATCGGTAAGTCGAGCAGCCACTCACCAGGATAATCGATAATTTCAAGGCGCAGTGAGGAGGTTTCTTTAAGATAACGCTTAAGCGCATGCTGAGTTCGGTAGCGAATAACCAACTCGATTTTACTCACCCCCTGTGTGGGCGTAGGCCAACTCGCGGGATGTCCGTAAAGCTGCGCAATCCCACGATCGTAGCTGAAGCTTGGCGTAGCTAGGTCGCGTTGGGGAACCCGTTTTACGCCAATGATCCGCCCTTCACGCAGTGGGGTGAAGAGCGGTAAACGCGCACCATGATGAGTAGAGAGTAACTGATTAACCAGAGACGTAATGAAGGCCGTTTTACCACTACGACTCAACCCTGTTACAGCGAGACAGAGGTGCTGGTCTACGCTGCGTTGTACCCAAGACATCACCTCATTTTGGAGTTTTTTCATGCTGCTCTTTCAGTAATTTAGCGGAAATTTTTTTCATCACTTTACTTAAAACTGGTTCCAGCACCATACCAAGAAACAGTCTTACGGGTTTTTTACTGACTGATTTGACCGCCCAGCCAGCAACACCCGCCGGACCAAAAGTTACAGCATTGATGAGTACAAATTTACCCACTGATTTTAAGGCAGGCTTAACCTGCCGTTTTGCTGAGTCTTTCCATTGTTTATTCATCATACCCTCACTTTATAATCCGTTTGTCTTGAAACAGATGACTTAAAGCTTACGAAAACGGCTACGAACCGAGAAAGTTTCAGACGTCACATACCCTTCCATCTTGCGTAGTCGTTGTTCACTCTCTTTCAAGGTTTGGTCGGCTTGACTCAATACCTCATCAATAGAAAGTGTAGCGGGTTCTGTAGAGGAACCCCGCGGTTTTTTGTCTAAAATGAAGCCCAACGCAACATAGAGCAACAGCGTGACAAAAAATAGTCCGAACGTTGAGAGTACAGCGATAATCCGTACTAGATTAACAGGGAGGCCACTGTAATCGGCGATTCCAGCACAGACCCCTAAGATCTTACCTTCTTCACTGTTACGATAAAGGGGCTTATCACTGATAAAGGGAAGTTTGATCATGGTTGTCTCCACTCAGGGTTTTCGGCATCCAGTATCGCTTCTAAAGCGTGAATACGATCCTGCATACGGTCGGCATCTCTCTTAAGCTGCTCGATCTGGGCGATTTCTTTAACAGAGAGCTTATTAGAAAGTTTGCCCTTATTGTTATAGTGTAGCCACAGCCATAAGGGCGCGATAAACACGATAAACAGCGTTAAGGGTACACTAAGTAAAAATCCGCTCATCAACACTCCTTATTAGTCAATTACCGTAGGCTGCATTATTCAGGCTTAGCAACTTGTTGGCGAATTTTAGCGAGCTGTTGACTGATCTCGTCGTCCGCGCTGAGCTCAGAAAACTGCTGATCTAAACTGGCTGTATTGGCCGACTTTAAGACTTCTGCTTCGGCTTCCATATGATCAATGCGACGCTCAAACGATTCGAAACGCGCCAGGTTTTTCTCGATTTTACCACTATCAATATGTTGACGAATTTGACGACTGGTCGAGGCCGTTTGATAGCGTAGCGATAGCGCCTTCTGACGAGCACGCGTTTCAGTCAACTTCGTTTCAAGCTCAGCTGTTTCATTCTTCATTTTGCTTAGATTTTCATCAAGAATTTCCGCGTCTGCTTGTAATTTTTCGGCCAACTGCGTCAATTTCTGCTTTTCAATCAGCGCCGCACGAGCAAGTTCCTCTTTATCTTTACGGACGGCTAATTCAGCTTTTTGCTGCCACTCTTCAGACTGAACAGCAGCGGAATCAATCCGGCGTTGTAACATCTTTTTCTCTGCTAACGCCTTTGCTGAGTGGGTGCGAACCTCAACCAAGGTATCCTCCATCTCTTGGATCATCAATCTCACCATCTTTTGAGGGTCTTCCGCCTTCTCGAGTAAAGTGTTGATGTTTGAATTAATGATGTCAGTAAACCGTGAAAAAATGCCCATAACGTAATCCTCTAACCATAATTAAGATAATCAATCGTTAGATAGCAAATCCCATGCCAACTATTATAATATTGTTTTTAAAGGAATTTATAGGTTATACATTTTGATAAATTCCTCTAAAATAGTTAAATTGACCAATATATAGTGAATTAGACCAATTATGAAAAGTGATACCGTTCTTGGCGAATCTGAAAATTTCCTTAATATGCTCGATCACGTTTCAGCACTGGCCCCACTTAATAAACCAGTGATTATTCAAGGTGAACGCGGGAGCGGTAAAGAGTTGGTGGCGCAACGACTGCATTTTCTCTCTACACGGTGGCAAGAAAATTTTATTACGTTGAACTGTGCGGCGTTAAATGAAAATTTATTAGATTCCGAGCTATTCGGTCATGAAACTGGTGCTTTTACCGGGGCACAAAAACGCCATCAAGGTCGTTTTGAACGCGCACATCAAGGCACACTTTTCCTTGATGAGATCGGCAATGCCCCCTTGGCCGTACAGGAAAAATTATTACGCGCAATTGAGTATGGTGAGATTGAACGGATTGGCGGTACTGCATCGCTGTCGGTAGATGTACGCGTCATATGTGCTTCACATGAAGATTTACCGGCCCACGTTAAGGCAGGAAAGTTTAGAGCAGATTTGCTTGATCGCCTTGCCTTTGATGTCATCTACGTACCGCCGCTACGAGAACGACAAGCTGATATTCTGCCTTTAGCTAACCATTTTGCAATGCAGATGTGTCGAGAGCTCAATAGATCCTATTTTGCCGGTTTCACAGATTTTGCAGAACAACAATTGCTGTCAGCGGCTTGGCCTGGCAATGTGCGTGAGTTAAAAAATGTGATAGAGCGTTCTATCTACCGCTCGACAAAAGTAGACGAACCACTCAGCGAAGTCATCCTTTCCCCTTTCCATAATTCGACTACCGACCCCATCCTCCCAAGGGTAGACTCGATACGCCCTTCTCTGCCGCTCGATTTACGGGAGTGGCAATACCAGCAAGAAGCAGACTTAGTGAAAGCGAGTCTGCGACAGTTCCCTCAACAGACCCTTGCCGCCAAGGCTCTAGGGCTGACTTATCATCAGTTTAGGGCTTTATTAAAGAAACACAGAATATAAATAGTGCGCTCTAAAATGGATAAAAAAAAGCCCGCGGTCAGCGGGCAAAAATACTAGAAGCAATGTGAGCAATGTCGTATCTGATAACCTGTCATCACCAGATGCATTGATAGTAATCGTTATCATTCCCAATTGCAAATGTTTCTCATTCTTTTTTGGAGGAGGTCACTTGCTTCATTACCGCCCTGCGATTGGTTTTAATGGTGGCTTAGGGTAAAATTACTTAATGGTTCATCAATTTAGTCCACTATGACGAAAATATTACGAGCTATGCTCGCCAGTATTGGTGTGCTATGCGCAACACCTGCTCTAAGCACCGCCTCGCCCACTCATAATACAGGTATTGTCTATTGTGTTAATGGTGAGGTGAATACCTTTAATCCTCAACTCGCGAGTGGTGGTGTGGTGATCGACACGCTCTCCGCACAGCTTTACGATCGTCTGTTAGATGTGGACCCTTACACCTTTCGCCTCATACCAGCATTGGCCGAACGCTGGGAAGTTCATGATGAGGGGGCAACCTTCATCTTTCATTTACGTTCAGATGTCTCATTCCAACATACGCGGTGGTTCATGCCTAGCCGAAAAATGAATGCAGATGATGTGGTATTCAGTTTTGCACGGATGTTTGATAAGCATCATCCTTGGCACCAAATCAATGGTGGCCATTATCCTTATTTCGATAGCTTGCAATTTGCTGACAGTGTCCAGTCCGTTAAGAAAGTGGATAGCCATACCGTTGAGATAAAGCTTGCTCACCCTGACGCCAGCTTCTTGTGGCATATGGCGACCCACTATGCGCCGGTTCTTTCTGCTGAATATGCTGACCACTTAAGCCAAAACCATCAGCAGGAGATGTTAGATCGGCAACCTGTCGGAACTGGACCTTACCAATTAAGCGAATACCGCAGTGGCCAATTCATTCGTTTGCAACGAAATCCTTTTTATTGGAAAGGTGTTCCTCGCCTTCGTCAAGTCGTGATTGACCTAGGGGCTGGCGGTACAGGGCGATTGTCGAAATTACTCACCGGGGAGTGTGATGTACTCGCCTACCCTGCCGCGAGTCAACTCACTATCTTACGAGATGACCCCCGTTTACGGATGACTCTGCGGCCCGGTATGAATATGGCTTTTTTAGCCTTTAACACTCGCCGTCCGCCCCTTGATAACGTTAATGTTCGTCGCGCGTTATCGCTGGCTATTAATAACGAGCGACTTATGGCATCGATTTATTACGGTACCGCGGAAACCGCTGCTTCGGTGCTGCCAAGGGCGTCATGGGCCTACGATAACGATTCTCAAGTTACGGAATACGCGCCTGAAAAAGCTAAGCAGCTACTAAAATCAATGCATCTGAACGATCTTCATTTAAAGATGTTAGTGCCTGTTGCATCGGAACCCTGGAACCCGAGCCAATTGAAAACAGCAGAATTGATCCAAGCTGACCTAGCTCGAATCGGGGTACATGTAGAGATTCAGCCGGTTGAAGGACGGTTTCAAGAGAACCAATTAATGGCAATGAATCATGACCTGACCTTGGGCGGCTGGAGTACGGACAGTAATGATCCGGACAGTTTCTTTCGTCCTATGCTCAGTTGCGCCGCCATCAATTCCGGCACAAATTATGCGCATTGGTGCGACGAA includes the following:
- a CDS encoding YcjF family protein; this encodes MTGKDVKPRIDFVDTPVEPSAEKIKTSHHFDEVHAEQHFIAQESDPAEEINEVDEISLEQSLRPKFPVWARLLLFGILILLVSGMAQLVQSIITAWHDKQWFTLGMATAGVMIVCAGLSALLAEVARLRRLKKQMHIHQQAQTLLSSHRHQHAVAFCESLIKDARLPVDHPAVIQWRAALDPSLNDKEVITLYSTLVQPTFDNQARRLIRQTATQSAIMIAASPYAFVDMGLVAWRSLRMINQIAKLYQVEPGYFGRIKLLRALLVNMAVAGATEWVQESSLDWLSQDLAARLSGRVAQGVGIGLLTARLGIKTMSLCRPIPWPEGEAPKVSEFRRGLIADLGEKFRQRKPNRPS
- a CDS encoding peptide ABC transporter substrate-binding protein; this translates as MRRQLSLTTLCVVPLSMVLSMSVSAETLAPHQEIVRQIKDEPASLDPAQAVGLPEIPVLRDLFEGLTNQDEQGHPVPGVALSWQSSDQKIWLFTLRKDAKWSNGDSVTAKDFVYSWQRMVDPKTSSPYAWFPALAAIQNAAEITAGKAPLASLGVVAVDDYHLKVTLAHPVAWFPVLTSSFALYPVPQKAIAEYGNQWTLPGHLIGNGAYQLDKHIVNERVVLTRNTHYWDNAHSTLDKVTFIPLNDSVTATHWYQANNIDVTESFPKNRYQNLKQALPGEVYTPAQLGTYYYAFNTHKGPTANVNVRKALSWSIDRQIIAEKILGTGEKPAWYFTPDITQGFAAPTLAYQQLNQAERNRQAKLLLNAAGYGPTHPLKLSILYNTSDSNKQIAIAVASMWKKNLGAEVSLVNQEWKTYIDSRKQGNFDVIRASWVGDYNEPSTFLSLLTSQHTGNISGFANPAYDALLNNASMATTPAARQEIYAKAEQLIADNAPIAPIYQYTNGRLIKPWVKGYPINNPEDVVYSRQLRIDKH
- the tpx gene encoding thiol peroxidase yields the protein MSQTVTLKGSPIAVAGQFPSAGSQAPALTLTNKDLGDVGLSAYAGQRKVLNIFPSVDTGVCAASVRKFNQVASELTNTVVLCISADLPFAQSRFCAADGLDNVASLSSFRHPEFKEAWGVDIKEGPLAGLTARAVVVLNENDVVIYSELVPEIAQEPDYEAALSSLK
- the zntB gene encoding zinc transporter ZntB; translated protein: MSSIDISQLHVPDAIIACQLDGTGGMLPIAAAGEVGPTKPCWVHLDYSSTVSRDWLQSTPVIPDTVRDALAGDSLRPRISRLADGFMLVLRSINHNDNARPDQLVAVRVFINGNLIITTRKRKARAIDTVWEDLQKGNGAENAGNWIVEFCDALTEQSGEFIEQLYDRITALEDALLDGKVPARGEMALLRKQLIVMRRYMAPQRDVFARIANEKFTWMADEDRRLMQDIADRLGRGLEDLDAGIARTAVISDEIDALIAESMNRRTYIMSLMAMVFLPATFLTGLFGVNLGGIPGGSWHYGFAVFCILLAAIAIAVTLWLKSRKWL
- the tyrR gene encoding transcriptional regulator TyrR → MRLEVQCQDRQGLVHELLNLLVKRNIDLYGIEISESYTVYLRFSSVNFDDFSGLMAEIRRTPGVVDVRRVSYMPSEQSKRALYALVNSLPDPVLCTDIKGRIELTNAAAQQLFSLTQQPSHQLLTHLIPHFELSDVASKKSLPLTLQGRDFLVEVCPLFLPDDDTSEVHQTGTLVMFKSVTETHRVATLTDFQAEGAFNHVIADSPKMRQVVQRAKKLAMHDAPLLIVGETGTGKDIIARACHQLSPRHNQPFLALNCGSLPDDVAESELFGHAAGAYPNALDSQKGFFEQAAGGSVFLDEIGEMSPSLQTKLLRFLNDGTFRRVGDEHEVHVDVRVICATQKNLQELVDLGKFREDLFYRLNVLSLQLPALREHPQDLMALTSFFVARFAHEQGIAVPRIASTLAAHLSRYHWPGNIRQLKNCLYAAMTQFEGDELRPQDVMLPSITPDNDVDILQLEGTLDEINGRFERSVLTKLYANYPSTRKLAKRLGVSHTAIANKLREYGVGQKSGETKES
- the ttcA gene encoding tRNA 2-thiocytidine(32) synthetase TtcA, giving the protein MSFNPEITSKQQYNLNKLQKRLRRNVGEAIADFSMIEEGDRIMVCLSGGKDSYTLLEILRNLQKSAPINFSLIAVNLDQKQPGFPDHILPEYLESLGVEYKIVEEDTYSIVKEKIPEGKTTCSLCSRLRRGILYRTATELGCTKIALGHHRDDIIQTLFLNMFYGGKMKGMPPKLMSDDGKHIVIRPLAYCREKDIIRFSEAKQFPIIPCNLCGSQPNLQRQVIGDMLRDWDKRYPGRIETMFSAMQNIVPSHMADTTLFDFQAVTHGSPVVEGGDLAFDRDTLPTTPTGWQPEDNDDEPRSIDRLDIIELS